CGCGCCGCCGCAGCTGGTCCccgcctccaccgcgccgccgtcGAGACCCTTGTCCACTGCGCCCCCCACCCGTCCTCCTCCAATGGCGCGACCGCCACCGGGCCGTCCTCCCCTGCCCTAGCGGTACGGCTCCCGTGGGCAGCACCGCCGCCGGCTCCCTCCTACGCATCCGCCGCCGCTGGTCACCACCAAAGGGGGCACCACCTCCCCCTCTGCCCCACCCCACGGTGAGCACCGCTCCCATCTCTGTTCATATTCTTTTAGATGGATAGATGTATGGATTGCAGCATATGTGGATGGATTTATAGATGTATGCAAGGATGGATGCGTAGATGGATGTATGGATGATTGGCTGATGGATGTATCCCTTTCCATTTTCTTCTGCCTAAATTTTTTAGTATAAGGCAGCCTTGTGCTTGTCCATGCTGATTTGCTGATGGATGTATGGAAGATTTGCTGATGGATGTATGGATTATTTGCTGATGGTTGTTCTGTAAGGCAAAATTTCAACTTTTGATTAATGCTCGTAGGAAATTAAATGCTCAGTTTTTTGCAACATGCTTAGATTGGAGAAGACAAGCCAGAGAGTCTAGTCTTGCTACACATATATATAGTTGTCAACTGTGAGATGATGTTGATAATGTTTTTATCAGATTGTTTCACGAGTGCTTATGTTGGTTGTGCCGGTGCTTTTCATGTGCAGGGATTTTCTCTTCACCTCGAGGAGCATTGTCCGTCCCGTTGCCATTGCCATCGTTGTTCGACTACCGCCTCTACGGTCTCGGGGTGAGCTTGACTGTCATCTCCTCCCCCTCCCATATTTGCTTCGTTCCGGTCGTCGTGCCGATGCCACTAGGTTTTATTTTCATGTCAAGTCTCGTAACCTAGGCGTCTCCCGTTCGAAAGGGTGGCATCTATAAATATGCATGtctttgcatatttataaccgtCGTCTTTTCGAATTGTCCCTgttatccatggacagcccgagtacgTGTAGATTGGGTTTCGTTTCCCGTGCTCTACTTCGGTCCTCGGCAAAATTTCGTCAGCGCCACCTTGTTGTTCTCCGGGTGCACATTCTCTCGGCTTGTTGTCGAGACGTGTAtctggagaacagcggggaggtgctgccgaaattttgccgAGGACCGGAGTAGAGCACGggaaacgaacccaatctacacgtactcgggtgggattaggacccatctttacctattagagatAGGATTCAATCCATGAATGCACCGTTTCCCTTTTGTATGGTAAAAAATTAAAACCATGGCGTAAATAATATGACAATGGTAATTAGGTGTGTATCTAGTCTTAATTACATTATACATATCTTGATGAATATGAATTTGGTGCCCCCACTGTTAGTGCAAGTACCAGTATGGATGATCGTGAGTGGATGTACACTGGAAACCCTAGTTAGGCTGGCATGACCACTGAATGGGTGAAGAAGACCAACGAATTTGTGGAGGCAGCATTTGCTAGAGGCCAAAGAAAAAGTTGGTGCCCCTGCTTGAAGTGTCGCAACGGCATAGAACAGTCGAAGAAGACGATGTGTGTGCACCTGCAGAAGCATGGGTTTAAGCGTGGGTATACCCGGTGGACCCTTCATGGCGAGCCTGAACGTAGCAGAGAGGAGGTGGTGCGTTGGCGAACCGACAACAATGGTACAGGGATAGTTGACATCGTAGCTGACTTCAACGATGCACGTGAAGAGGGATCAGAGGAAGAACCGGAGGAGTCTGCGAGGGCCTTCTTAGAAATTCTAAATTCCTCACAACAACCTCTTCACGACCACACAAACCAATGTCAGCTGGATGCCATTGCACAAGCAATGTCTATAAAGACCCAGTTCAACATGAGCAGAGATTGCTTTAATTTGATGGTGTCATCTTGGGGTCGCTCTCTCCCCGAAGGTCACAAACTGGCTAAAAGTTGGTATGAAGCGAAGAAAATCCTTCATGCACTTAAGATGCCCTATGAGCAGATACATGCTTGTGCAAACGGATGTGTCTTATTTACGAAAGAGTATGCCGATGACAAGTATTGCGCCAAGTGCAAAGCCTCTAGGTATGTCGAGAGAGACCTCAGTGATGGTACGAAGAAGCAAAGCAAAGTCCCCGCAAATGTTCTTCGATATTTTCCAATCTTGCCAAGAATTCAACGCCTTTACTTGAACGAAGATACAGCCAAACAGATGATATAGCACAAATATGGGATAAGACACGACAAAGATGATCATGGGAGACCGATGCTGATACATCCGTCTTGTGCCCAAGCTTGGAAGAGTTTCGATCGAATACATCATGAGAAAGCAAAAGAGGCAAAGAATGCACGAGTTGCCATCGGACTCGATGGGTTCAATCCGTTTGGTATGGTGTCAAAGACATATAGTTGTTGGCCCGTGTTTGTTGTTCACCTCAACCTCCCCCCCGGCGCCATAATGCAACGCAAGCACATGTTCCTgtcgttgataattccaggacccaagtATCCAGGGAAGAATATAAGTGTGTACATGCAACCACTGATAGATGAGTTGAAAGAAGCTTGGGTGAACGGGATACGGACATACGACGTTGCTAGCAAAAAGAACTTCACAATGCATGTTTGGTACCAGTACTCACTTCATGACTTACCAGCGTATTCACTTTTCATGGGGTGGTCTGTGCATGGGAGGTTCCCATGCCCAAGGTGCAAGGCAAGCATGAAGTGTCGTTGGTTGCAGCATGGTCGCAAGTATTCTTGCTTCGATTTTCGTAGACAACATTTGCGTCTTGACCATCCATTCAgaaaagacaagaagaacttcatgaAAGGTGAAGTCGTTGAACACTCGGCACCACCTGAGATGACGGGTGAACAAATTCGTGATCAACTAAATGCTCTCCAGCCTGATCCCAAACGTCCAAGGTATTTCTTGGGATATAATGAAGAACACGCGTGGACTCATAAGCCATTCTTATGGGATCTCCCCTACTTCCACCAGCTCGAGCTTCCACATAATATTGATGTAATGCACACTGaaaagaatatcgccgaggccaTTTTTGGCACATTGTTCAACATTGCTGAGAAGAcgaaggataatactaaggctagactTGATGTAATCAAGCTATGTCATAGACCCGAACAAAACTTGCGACAACCCGAGAGCAAGAAAAACTGGAGGACGCCAAAGGCGAGGTTTGTTCTTACTAGGGAACAAAAGAAGGAGATACTCGTGTGGTTCAAAACTTTGTTGTTCCctgatgggtatgcagcgaaccTTATGAGGGCAGTGAATCTTGATAAATTGAAGCTCAACGGGAtgaagagtcatgattggcacatatggctTGAGCGTTTAATGCCGATGATGATTCGAGGCTATATCCCTGAGGAGGATTGGGAAGTATTGGCAGAGCTTAGCTATTTCTTCCGTATTGTTTGTGCTAAAGAAGTATctcctactgtgatagatgagaTGGAAGAACGGGCCCCCGAGTTGCTCTGCaagctagagaagatctttccaccagGATCCTTTAATCCGATGGAACATATGATTTTACACCTCCCTTCCGAGGCAAGAATGGGTGGCCCTGTGCAGAATCGTTGGTGCAATGGACTTGAGAGAATGCAGAAGACTCTTCGAGCTAAATGTAGAAATAAATGTAGAATTGAAGCCTCCATAGCCGAGGCATTCTTGGCGGAGGAGATTACAAACTTCACGACATCACGCTATGCGGCCAATATTCCAAGCTTGCATAATGCAAAGTCTCGATACAATACTGGCGACCCTAAACATGAATCCAAGCAACAGCCTCTTCAAAGGGCAACTCGGACCTATGGGTGCTTCTGGTTCAAAGAATTTGGATCCGAAAGAGTGGAAAACGCTTACGTTGTATATCCTCACCAACCTTcaagaagtgcggccgtacattgAGTAAGTGTTGGTACCTTATGTAACATTTACTCACATGTTTCTCTCTTAACTCCGCTCATTTCTCATTGGGCAGTGAATTCATTGCCCAATTCTCGAATGGAGGGGTCGGACGTGATTCactcgaagagtatgagcttcttgCTGGTGAAGGAGACGGCAATTATGGTTTCATTTCTTGGTTCAGAGAAAAGGTAAGGTATACTTCTTGGAACACTTGAAGTTGGTATTACGTGCGACTAATACACCTATCCTTCCCTCTTAAACTTGTAGGGTACGTCAATATTGGACAAAGAGTTGAAACAAGTTGCTAATGGGTTTGACTATAAGGTCGGTACATTTGATAAATACGACATCAATGGGTATCGCTTCCGCACACATGGGAACGAGGAACGTCGGGACGTTCTAAAATCAAGGAACACGGGAGTGTCGGCTATTTGCAATGGAGTTGAGTATTATGGAAGACTTGATGAAATATACGAACTGCATTACTTTGGGGCAAATCCTCCGAAAGTCGTTGTCTTCAAATGCCATTGGTTTGATCCGGAGAAGGTTAGGCGGAGGGATGATATTGGGCAAGTCGAAATTCGACAAGACAGAAAATTAGAATGTGAAGATGTCTATATTGTGGCTCAACAGGGGCGACACAAGTTTTTTATCTCAAGTACGCATGCCAAAAGAAGTACCTTAAGGGTTGGGATGTCGTGTACGATGTGCCGCCACATGGTAAACATCCTTCCCCCAgtgaagaggattatgaacctcacatcgACCCTGACACATATGatggagaattcttccaagaagAACATGGGCCTAGAGGCCGTCTCAACATCCATCCACGCATGGAAGTACACATTGACAGTGAAGAAGAAGAAgtcgaagaggaagaagaagaggttacGAACGTGGAAGACCTCTCAATGCTTGAACGGTTACGTCTAGGAATTGCCGGTGAAGGTGACGATGACGGTCAACATGAGGACAACATCCTTGACGACACGTATGATACTGATGATGAGGCTAGAACTGACCTTGAAGAAGAGACGGATTGTGATCCAGATGATCCCGACTATTTTTAGTCGTAGTGTTGAACTGTAATGTTGATTTTGTACTAGTTGCTTTACCATGACCCAGATGATCTCAAACATGTTGTAATGTTGAATTTGTAATATTTTTGAACTTATGCTTATCTATTTGAAGTATAATGCTCGAGGACGAGCCGGTGTCTCACTCCCCGGTGTCTGAGAGGGTGGAGGACGAGCCGGTGTCTCACTCCCCCGTGTCTGAGAGGGTGGAGGACGAGCCGGTGTCTCACTCCCCCGTGTCTAAGAGGGTGGAGGAAGAGCGGTTGTCGTCGGAGGCCTCTGACGAGGAGGTCCCGACCTCTGACAAGGATGCCTCGACCTCTAACGAGGAGCATGCTGGTTTCATCCAAGTTGAGGAGGGTCGGTCCGTGTACCTACGTGGTTCCTCAAGGCTCCCGGAACGAGGGCTTCCTGTGGAGCAGAGGCCATGTATTGCTCCATGTGGAGAAATGTAACTAACTTTGGCTTCCCATTTTCTACCTTCAATGTATGCAACAATTGCTAACAACTTTGGCTTCTCATTATGTAGCGGTTGGAAGAAAGCTGGAGCTAGCAGGGGAAAGTACCGACACGTGAACGGCGTCCTTCGGAGCCTCATTAAGGAGCATTACCCTGGCATGGTTACTTTTCCTGGGGTGGGCAAAGTTCCGGAGCCAGCATGTACCTGGGACCACTACAAAGCCTATGAGGATCTTGGTGTAGCCAACAACATCGAGTTTCACAACAAAGCCAAGCGGGTCTTTGCCGAACTTTGGGTAATCATTAAGTTTCCTTCACACACTGCATCTCCACCGTCTTGTAGTAGCAAAACTTCTAGTCGTTGATATATATGCTGCACTCGAGAATTAAATATTCCACCCATGAGAAAACTTAGATTTAGATTTTACTTTATTTTTCTTAACAGAATGCTAGCAGACTATAATATTGCAGTAGCAAAACTATCTAGAAAACATAGATTTAGATTTTACTTTATTTTTCTTAAAAGAATGCTAGCAGACTATAATACTGCAGTAGCAAAACTATCTAGAAAACTTAGATTTAGATTTTACTTTATTTTTCTTAACAGAATGCTAGCAGACTATAATACTGCAGTAGCAAAACTATCTAGAAAACTTAGATTTAGATTTTACTTTATTTTTCTTAACAGAATGCTAGCAGACTATAATGTTGCAGTAGCAAAACTATCTAGAAAACTTAGATTTAATATTCCTGTAGCCACAAAGGCGAGGAGGCGCCCACCATGGACGGATGGACAGCCTAGTTTATTTATAAATGTGTGTGTATACCACATGAGGCATTCTTTGAGCTCTGCTGATTAACCTGCAGATATCTAACTTGAATAAAAATCTGTGACATGGATACTTTGCTGTAAATCTTGGTTCGACCTCTAGTTATTAATATATGAATTCCTAGAAAGAGTACATATTCAGTACTGGAGCTCCCTATGTTGGAAAACTAGTGCGTACTGTATTTCTTAATTGTGTTATTTGTATCTAGAGTATATTTCTAGAACCTGGGTGCATATATATATACCTGATTTTTGGACCTGTCAATTCAAAGAAATATGTGCATCTGACCATCTTTATTGAATGAAATTTCTGAGCAACAATGTTTAAAGGAGCCCATCTCTGGGCCATAGTGCTTGGGTGAATGGCTGGGCACAATTTTTTTCACAGCATATAATTTCTGCGATTTGTGGCTGTACAGAGTACTTTTGTGTAGTAAAGCTGGGTTGAAAATATGTTGATCGCTTGAAGCTGGGTTGAAAATATTTCTGCGATTTGTGGCTGTACAGAGTGCTTGGGTGAATGGCTGTGTACAGAGTACATAGTGCTTGGAGCTCACTGACGCTGCAACCTGAATCCACATGTTGATCGCTTGACATGTAGTTTTTTCGTCAGTTGACACTATCTTCCTTCAGATGCATTCTGCACAAATCACATCCATCCTGACATGTACTAGATCATATAGCTAATATGTTAGCAGTACACGTACTACACTGCACCAAACAAATTCAGTTTCCATAACCAGTACACGTACTACTAGCAGATTTTACTTTATTTAGATTTTATAAGAAACCTCAGACTTAAAGGTTTGAAAATTACTGCACCAAACTAATTTTCTCTATATTTGCAGGATTTCTATAGATGCGAGGATGGAAAGTTGGAGGAGGCACGAGCAGTTGTCAACAAACATTGCCCGAAGCTTGTGCATAATCTGATGCATGAGGCGCGCCCTTTAGCCGTCCGCAAATATATGGCAACTCAAGGCTATAAGAGTCTTGATAAGAAAGCCGGTAGGAGACTCCGTCTTGAGAAGGACAAGTACATGGAGGTAAAGCATATTCATGCTTGTTATTTCCTCAACAAGCTGGCACTCAATTTCTTTTTGACATATATGAGATGCAATTGATCAATTAGGTTACTCCGAGATGGTGCGTCGATAAGGGGGAGTGTTGGGAGCGGATCGTGGACTATTGGTGTTCCAAAGAGTACAGGGCGAAAAACAAAGATTATAGAAATCGGCGAGCCGCAATGCTGGATCCACCACATCATCAAGGCAACTTGAACGTTATGGAGTTCGGTGAACGTTGGGTATATCTTATGGAGTTCTTCATAAACTTTTTCTTGTCATACATGTTGCCAATCCTTGTGATGAAATCTTAATCATGTTGCTTTGGTTGCAGGCGTCTCACCATAATGCTCCACTGCCCAACCTTTTCGTCTCGTATGCTTTGGCCCATAAGGCACCGTACAGAACAGCCACGCCTTACGATGAGAATGACACAGCGTCCGCGTACTCCAGCAAGACCGCCTACGATCGGATGGAGAAATTTAAAGGGATGGCAAAAGAGTTGAAAGGGTGTCACATCCTAACTagtccatgcattagagtgttgcatcatgtctaattTCAACAAaaacttgaaatggggaaggcagaacccCCAGCACACCCCCTCTGaaatcaactagggtttactaaaaataatttcaatgaacctgaaatgcccttctaaaatgttcaccctctttgtcttgtgttggaacctctggcaaaattggtgcacaattttctaggtcaacaaaaggtcactgaattaaatcatatgtaTGTTGCTTTTGGACATTTAAATActagtaaatattttaaatgttcaaataattctggatttaagtgagggctgttaggattaatcccaacagagcccacaattattttcaggattttagcAAGTgactaagtatttttaataaagccctaaagttacagaaaaaatagaataagaaaacagaaactaaaggAAGGGAAACTAACCTGGCCGCAGCCCatcagccggcccacctggcggcccagcgctgtgctggcccatgccagccagctgcttcgtccccgccaggcaggcagccaggtgctcgacggcgagcaTAGCATGCGTGCCACGCAgctgcccgccgcctcgccgctcccctCGTCTAGCTGTCGACGTGGGACGAACTCCCTCGCTCTCCCTGACCCCGCAGACACCGCACTTCCCCCTGgttcctctccctcgctctccctccgccatggccgacgctgcTGCGCCCGCGCCATCGTGAAACTGCGCCCTCCGTCGTCCCCGTGCTGCACCACCGTGTCcatcctctccgccgtcgtcgactacgtaggccgagccccgagcgctcacACGCTCTGCAACACCTTCACCAACCCCGCCTTCGTCAACCACCGCTGGAGATCCCTTTCGACGTCGCCGCCGCATCAactcgtccccgaccgcgccGTCTGGCTCTACGTGACCGCCGTGAGCTCAGCTACCTCCCCATCCTCTCCGTTTGCCCTCTCGTGCACCGTAGCTACTACACGAAGCTCACCCGCACGCATcgccgcggagctcgtcgccgacgtgtcTCCGGCCAACCACCGGCCATGCCACGTTGTCCACTAACCTCGCCGCATCCCTAGGAGCCCAACGCCACACTCCACGCACCTCGCCGTGCCCTACAGCCTCGGGTCCGTCCTCACCCGACTCCGGCGACCGCCTAGCTCGTCGCTGGCGATGTTCCCGGCCACCCCGAGctcaaccaccaccaccaaacgCTGCGGCTCGATCCCAGCTACCCGTAGATGACCTCCGCCGTCCATTTGGTCGCCGAAATGCACTAATGCACTTCCAccaccgcgtctggcctcgccggcggctaaacgccggtgaGTTTGACCTGTTGACCttgactgggtgggcccaggttgactcccctgagtcaatgacaagtggggcccCCCTCTGCTAACTAAAACAAATTAGTTTTAACTaaaattaattagtttaattaaccgctgacacgcgggacccactaGTCAGTTTGACCTGGACGACCCCGTTGACCCTGACGTCACTCTGacgtaatgctgacgcagtaattaaattactggaattattcttatacaggaaattccagaaatagttcaaacttcaaaaattcatagaaattaatctgtaactccaattgcaaagatttatatatgaaatttgatcagaaaaattcaatctatccactggtactggtttcatgcatgtcagaacaagttaaccttgctatTTAAGCAATACAAGATGATGCACTAATGTGGCTATGTTAAATGATCTAACATTTGAACCATTGGTTCAAATAAGCACATTCCTTTTtgtttagcttgcattaggccaatacacattcatattgccatgtcatagcatgcatcatattgttgcatatcgtcatgtgttgattgtgttccgatgtgttcttgtGGTAGGtcctgcctccgaggatattcacgagtatccaactgaagggcagtatcccactaccactccgtCAGGCAAGAAACCCATTG
The DNA window shown above is from Triticum urartu cultivar G1812 unplaced genomic scaffold, Tu2.1 TuUngrouped_contig_2506, whole genome shotgun sequence and carries:
- the LOC125526995 gene encoding uncharacterized protein LOC125526995 gives rise to the protein MGASGSKNLDPKEWKTLTLYILTNLQEVRPYIDEFIAQFSNGGVGRDSLEEYELLAGEGDGNYGFISWFREKGTSILDKELKQVANGFDYKDFYRCEDGKLEEARAVVNKHCPKLVHNLMHEARPLAVRKYMATQGYKSLDKKAGRRLRLEKDKYMEVTPRWCVDKGECWERIVDYWCSKEYRAKNKDYRNRRAAMLDPPHHQGNLNVMEFGERWASHHNAPLPNLFVSYALAHKAPYRTATPYDENDTASAYSSKTAYDRMEKFKGMAKELKGCHILTSPCIRVLHHV